The Actinomadura sp. WMMB 499 genome includes a window with the following:
- a CDS encoding class I SAM-dependent DNA methyltransferase — MTAADIARLAGVGRAAVSNWRRRHDDFPLPVGGTATSPTFSLGQIEGWLRDQGKLADPPVRERVWQTLRQAAAGDVELSDVMTFAGAFLLSLHADPARWRDLADAPDDRAGAALAEAVRARTDRLPASFDVAAHAPLARALAGLADELGTADAFEFLRTRYLEHHSRRVYMTPEPVVRLMLDFPTEAPSTVLDPACGTGAFLTTAQDVYKNVQALLGQEIDETTARMTAVQLELRGAPAEVRPGDSLRDDAFAGRTADLVVTNPPFNDRNWGYEELTGDPRWEYGLPPRMESELAWLQHGLAHAAPGGLVAMLVPRPSPPAGPAAASAPSCCAAARCARSSGCPRAPSRTWPSPCRSGCCAVPRPATRPPTTSSWPTCPPSPTPTTRPRWTRGAATSTGVRSAAPRPSSASSTCSTTRSTSTPRATCRSAARPPPGAPSPANATVSRPPSPRCPAASTRCRR, encoded by the coding sequence GTGACCGCTGCCGACATCGCCCGATTGGCGGGGGTGGGGCGCGCGGCGGTGAGCAACTGGCGGCGCCGCCACGACGACTTCCCGCTGCCGGTCGGGGGCACGGCCACCAGCCCGACGTTCTCGCTCGGGCAGATCGAGGGCTGGCTGCGCGACCAGGGCAAGCTGGCGGACCCGCCGGTCCGCGAGCGCGTCTGGCAGACCCTCCGGCAGGCCGCCGCGGGCGACGTCGAACTGTCCGACGTCATGACGTTCGCCGGGGCCTTCCTGCTCTCCCTGCACGCGGATCCCGCACGGTGGCGCGACCTGGCCGATGCCCCGGACGACCGGGCGGGCGCGGCCCTCGCCGAGGCGGTCCGCGCACGAACCGACCGGCTCCCCGCCTCCTTCGACGTCGCCGCGCACGCCCCGCTGGCGCGCGCGCTGGCCGGACTCGCGGACGAACTCGGCACGGCGGACGCGTTCGAGTTCCTCCGCACGCGCTACCTGGAGCACCACAGCCGCCGCGTGTACATGACGCCCGAACCGGTCGTCCGGCTGATGCTCGACTTCCCGACGGAAGCACCGAGCACCGTCCTGGACCCTGCCTGCGGCACAGGCGCGTTCCTGACCACCGCCCAGGACGTCTACAAGAACGTGCAAGCACTCCTGGGCCAGGAGATAGACGAGACGACCGCGCGCATGACCGCGGTACAGCTCGAACTGCGCGGGGCCCCGGCCGAAGTCCGTCCGGGCGACTCCCTGCGGGACGACGCGTTCGCCGGGCGCACCGCCGACCTCGTCGTCACGAATCCGCCGTTCAACGACCGCAACTGGGGCTACGAGGAGCTCACCGGCGACCCCCGGTGGGAGTACGGGCTCCCGCCCCGGATGGAGTCCGAACTCGCCTGGCTCCAGCACGGGCTCGCGCACGCCGCGCCCGGCGGCCTCGTCGCCATGCTGGTCCCCCGGCCGTCGCCGCCCGCCGGTCCGGCCGCCGCATCCGCGCCGAGCTGCTGCGCCGCGGCGCGCTGCGCGCGGTCGTCGGGCTGCCCGCGGGCGCCGTCCCGAACATGGCCGTCGCCGTGTCGGTCTGGGTGCTGCGCCGTCCCGCGCCCGGCGACCCGCCCGCCGACGACGTCCTCATGGCCGACGTGTCCGCCGAGCCCGACGCCTACCACGAGGCCGCGGTGGACGCGTGGCGCCGCTACCTCGACGGGCGTCCGCAGCGCGGCGCCGCGACCGTCGTCCGCATCATCGACCTGCTCGACGACGAGGTCGACCTCAACCCCGCGCGCCACCTGCCGCAGCGCGGCGCGCCCGCCACCGGGGGCGCCTTCACCCGCGAACGCGACCGTCTCGCGACCGCCGTCGCCGCGCTGCCCCGCAGCGTCGACGCGCTGTCGGCGCTGA
- a CDS encoding lysylphosphatidylglycerol synthase domain-containing protein, with the protein MQPTASRPPATRTRRIALAAVAAPLVAIAVVAARETRLPDVHWGVVPPLIALTALHYVLSAVALRAAAGRPLPLASTALAQCTASAANRVTPGGLGAFAVNTRYLARHGSTTGRAAVTVAAVRVAGLPADLALLCLVVGLGGPDGRFAGALGARAARIAGAVPPVPSLMAALLLLPLTLWAARSAAVRRAVSTLTELCRRPRDLAVVLTASAAATAAVGAAFALSVLAVPGTSARPGDALALVAAYMVGAAAGAAVPTPGGAGSTEAALVGTLALLAVPTGPALHAVLLFRVVTHWGPVPVGLAAYRTLCR; encoded by the coding sequence GTGCAGCCGACCGCCTCTCGCCCGCCCGCCACGCGCACCCGCCGGATCGCGCTCGCCGCCGTCGCCGCGCCGCTCGTCGCGATCGCGGTGGTCGCCGCCCGGGAGACCCGCCTGCCGGACGTCCACTGGGGCGTCGTCCCGCCGCTGATCGCCCTGACGGCCCTGCACTACGTGCTCTCGGCCGTGGCGCTGCGCGCCGCCGCCGGGCGGCCGCTGCCGCTCGCGAGCACGGCGCTGGCGCAGTGCACGGCGTCCGCCGCGAACCGGGTCACACCGGGCGGCCTCGGGGCGTTCGCCGTCAACACCCGGTACCTGGCCAGGCACGGCTCGACGACCGGACGGGCAGCGGTCACCGTCGCCGCGGTGCGCGTCGCCGGGCTCCCCGCCGACCTCGCGCTGCTCTGCCTCGTCGTCGGGCTCGGCGGCCCGGACGGCCGGTTCGCCGGGGCGCTCGGCGCGCGGGCCGCGCGGATCGCCGGGGCGGTTCCGCCCGTCCCGTCCCTCATGGCCGCACTGCTGCTGCTCCCCCTGACGCTCTGGGCCGCCCGTTCCGCCGCCGTCCGGCGCGCCGTGTCCACGCTGACCGAGCTGTGCCGCCGGCCCCGCGATCTCGCGGTGGTGCTGACCGCGTCGGCCGCGGCGACGGCCGCGGTCGGCGCGGCCTTCGCGCTGAGCGTGCTCGCCGTGCCCGGGACGTCCGCGCGCCCCGGCGACGCGCTCGCGCTCGTCGCGGCCTACATGGTGGGGGCCGCGGCGGGCGCGGCGGTGCCGACGCCGGGCGGGGCCGGCTCCACCGAGGCCGCGCTGGTCGGGACGCTCGCGCTGCTGGCCGTCCCGACCGGCCCGGCCCTCCACGCGGTCCTGCTGTTCCGCGTCGTCACGCACTGGGGACCGGTGCCGGTCGGGCTCGCCGCCTACCGGACGCTGTGCCGGTGA
- a CDS encoding aminotransferase class I/II-fold pyridoxal phosphate-dependent enzyme produces MTSAHQRLGERIRDFHGAGDAPRVPRPRAPDAPGADRTVVLTGSDYLALGRHPAINGAMMAGLRSADAGEAVSRTRRPPADHPQIALGDAFARHMGARAGVLCPSGWTANTGLMQVVAGPDVPVYLDALAHLSLWEGARAAGAEVAYFRHNDVDHLRRRIDVGGSGVVVVDAVYGTSGARCPLDVLVRLAEERDCLLVVDESHSLGVRGERGEGLVGELGLGGRVDFRTASLSKALHARAGLIVCDRPGFADYFVDTAFPAVCGSTLAPHELAGLRAALDIVRDEGWRRARLRDVTRRLRDGLAELGYRLVDADTQIVGVETGTEPGALLLRDALMARDVFSAALFQPAASPHRNLVRLSAHAGLTDGDVSLILAVCRQVRDRIPRPRT; encoded by the coding sequence ATGACCAGCGCCCACCAGCGCCTTGGCGAACGCATCAGGGATTTCCACGGAGCGGGCGACGCGCCCCGGGTGCCGCGCCCGCGCGCGCCCGACGCGCCCGGCGCCGACCGGACGGTCGTGCTGACCGGTAGCGACTACCTGGCGCTCGGTCGGCACCCGGCGATCAACGGGGCGATGATGGCCGGGCTGCGGTCGGCGGACGCCGGGGAGGCCGTCTCCCGGACGCGGCGCCCGCCCGCCGACCATCCGCAGATCGCGCTGGGCGACGCGTTCGCGCGCCACATGGGCGCGCGGGCCGGTGTGCTGTGCCCGTCCGGCTGGACGGCCAACACCGGATTGATGCAGGTGGTGGCCGGTCCGGACGTGCCGGTGTACCTGGACGCGCTGGCGCATCTCTCGCTGTGGGAAGGGGCGCGCGCGGCCGGTGCGGAGGTCGCGTACTTCCGGCACAACGACGTCGATCACCTGCGGCGGCGGATCGACGTCGGCGGGTCCGGCGTCGTCGTGGTCGACGCGGTGTACGGGACGAGCGGGGCGCGCTGCCCGCTCGACGTGCTCGTCCGGCTGGCGGAGGAGCGCGACTGCCTGCTGGTGGTGGACGAGTCGCATTCGCTGGGCGTCCGGGGCGAGCGGGGCGAAGGGCTGGTGGGGGAACTGGGGCTGGGCGGCCGCGTCGACTTCCGCACCGCGAGCCTGTCGAAGGCGCTGCACGCGCGGGCGGGTTTGATCGTCTGCGATCGTCCGGGTTTCGCCGACTACTTCGTGGACACGGCGTTCCCGGCGGTGTGCGGCTCGACGCTGGCGCCGCACGAGTTGGCGGGGCTGCGGGCGGCGCTGGACATCGTGCGGGACGAGGGCTGGCGGCGTGCGCGGCTGCGCGACGTGACGCGCCGCCTCCGGGACGGGCTGGCCGAGCTGGGGTACCGGCTCGTCGACGCCGACACCCAGATCGTCGGGGTGGAGACGGGGACGGAGCCGGGCGCGCTGCTGCTGCGAGACGCGCTGATGGCGCGGGACGTGTTCAGCGCCGCGCTGTTCCAGCCGGCGGCGTCGCCGCACCGCAACCTCGTCCGGCTGTCGGCGCACGCGGGGCTGACGGACGGCGATGTGTCCCTGATCCTCGCGGTGTGCCGGCAGGTTCGCGACCGGATCCCGCGGCCCCGGACCTGA
- a CDS encoding transposase: MKTNLDALLTALYVHLDDHVLRSADRPRRRGPARTLNDAELVCVAIAQVLLGCDSERRWLRTAPARIGHLFPRLPGQSEYNRHLRDAAPALAAAAAWLVRRIPSWHDRLRLMDGTPLRCGASRTTVHRSALGEIAGYGMDKSHHAFYWGAKLMLITTPEGAVCSFSVAHPKELDERKQAIHLLHTRPPAPGPCPIVCDKGFAGAEVEKTAAGLGHLLIRPVRQDEPEPPVKVFPAWLRQRIEAVIWTLKNQLGLERHAARTTEGLWTRLCQRICALNAAIWHNWLIDAPVKRSLIAYDH, from the coding sequence GTGAAGACAAACCTGGACGCCCTTCTGACCGCACTCTACGTCCATCTGGACGACCACGTCCTGCGATCGGCCGACCGGCCCCGCAGACGCGGCCCCGCCCGGACCCTCAACGACGCCGAACTGGTCTGCGTCGCCATCGCCCAGGTCCTGCTCGGGTGCGATTCCGAGCGCCGGTGGCTGCGGACCGCGCCCGCACGGATCGGGCACCTGTTCCCCCGGCTGCCCGGCCAGTCCGAGTACAACCGGCACCTGCGCGACGCCGCCCCCGCCCTGGCGGCCGCAGCGGCGTGGCTGGTCCGCCGGATCCCGTCCTGGCACGACCGGCTGCGGCTGATGGACGGCACCCCGCTGCGCTGCGGCGCCTCCCGCACCACCGTCCACCGCTCCGCCCTGGGCGAGATCGCCGGCTACGGCATGGACAAGTCCCACCACGCCTTCTACTGGGGAGCCAAGCTCATGCTGATCACCACCCCCGAAGGCGCAGTGTGCTCTTTCAGCGTGGCCCACCCCAAGGAACTGGACGAGCGCAAGCAGGCGATCCACCTGCTGCACACCCGGCCGCCCGCCCCGGGGCCCTGCCCGATCGTGTGCGACAAGGGATTCGCCGGAGCCGAGGTGGAGAAGACCGCCGCCGGCCTGGGCCACCTCCTGATCCGGCCGGTGCGCCAGGACGAGCCCGAGCCGCCTGTCAAGGTGTTCCCGGCCTGGCTGCGCCAGCGCATCGAGGCCGTCATCTGGACCCTGAAGAACCAGCTCGGACTGGAACGCCACGCCGCACGCACCACCGAAGGGCTCTGGACGCGCCTGTGCCAGCGCATCTGCGCCCTCAACGCCGCCATCTGGCACAACTGGCTCATCGACGCCCCGGTCAAGCGGTCACTGATCGCCTATGACCACTGA
- a CDS encoding aldo/keto reductase, whose product MSTLPTRSLGRLEVSAIGFGAMVLSPGMYGEGDDARGLAALRHAFDHGATFVDTSDGYGDDGHNERLVGRALRGRRDGIAVATKFGFSLPDGVEPHPFPVGFAFGELAVNCDPRHIRGYAEKSLRNLGTEVIDLYYPHFPDPQVPIEDTAGAVGELVADGLVRYFGLSNVTADQLRRAHAVHPVQAVQTEWSMWRPAEPGLLAAARELGVGLVAWSPLGAGFLTGTVDKIEDGDFRKNNPRFDDANLAANRDSYAAVQKIASELGVSPGRLALAWLLHRGPDVVPIPGSRTPAHIEENLASARVELSADVLARIDDALSDVTTSGGTLLR is encoded by the coding sequence GTGAGCACCCTTCCCACCCGTTCCCTCGGCCGCCTCGAAGTGTCCGCGATCGGCTTCGGCGCGATGGTGCTGTCGCCGGGCATGTACGGGGAGGGCGACGACGCGCGGGGCCTGGCGGCGCTGCGGCACGCGTTCGACCACGGCGCCACGTTCGTCGACACCAGCGACGGCTACGGCGACGACGGCCACAACGAGCGGCTGGTCGGCCGGGCGCTGCGAGGGCGCCGGGACGGCATCGCGGTCGCGACGAAGTTCGGTTTCAGCCTGCCCGACGGCGTCGAGCCGCACCCGTTCCCCGTCGGGTTCGCGTTCGGAGAGCTGGCGGTCAACTGCGATCCCCGGCACATCCGGGGCTACGCGGAGAAGAGCCTGCGCAACCTGGGCACCGAGGTCATCGACCTCTACTACCCGCACTTCCCGGACCCGCAGGTTCCGATCGAGGACACCGCCGGCGCCGTCGGCGAACTCGTCGCGGACGGGCTCGTCCGGTACTTCGGCCTGTCGAACGTGACCGCCGACCAGCTCCGCCGCGCCCACGCCGTCCATCCGGTGCAGGCCGTCCAGACCGAGTGGTCGATGTGGCGGCCCGCGGAGCCCGGCCTCCTCGCCGCCGCGCGCGAGCTCGGCGTCGGGCTCGTGGCCTGGAGCCCGCTCGGCGCCGGGTTCCTCACCGGGACGGTCGACAAGATCGAGGACGGGGACTTCCGGAAGAACAATCCCCGTTTCGACGACGCGAACCTCGCCGCCAACCGCGACTCCTACGCGGCGGTACAGAAGATCGCCTCGGAGCTCGGCGTCTCCCCCGGCCGGCTGGCGCTCGCGTGGCTGCTGCACCGCGGGCCGGACGTCGTCCCGATCCCCGGGAGCCGCACCCCGGCGCACATCGAGGAGAACCTCGCGTCCGCGCGCGTCGAACTGTCCGCGGACGTCCTCGCCCGCATCGACGACGCGCTCTCGGACGTCACCACGTCCGGCGGGACCCTGCTCCGGTGA
- a CDS encoding NUDIX domain-containing protein: MRGRLTDVMARRMIAPAWRKLSGRVQWRLARLRHPTFLVYAGGIVRDDEGRILLLRHRLWPPYRAWGLPGGYVNAGERLEDGVAREVREETSLKVAVADRPLRVASGFRFRVEAYYEAEVTGGRLDLDPAEILEARWFPVDDLPAAMSPRLRTLITTLP, from the coding sequence GTGAGGGGACGCCTGACCGACGTGATGGCCCGCCGGATGATCGCGCCCGCCTGGAGGAAGCTGAGCGGGCGCGTGCAGTGGCGCCTCGCGCGCCTCCGGCACCCGACGTTCCTCGTCTACGCGGGCGGGATCGTCCGCGACGACGAGGGCCGCATCCTGCTGCTGCGGCACCGCCTCTGGCCCCCGTACCGCGCGTGGGGCCTGCCGGGCGGCTACGTCAACGCGGGCGAACGCCTCGAGGACGGCGTGGCGCGCGAGGTCCGCGAGGAGACGTCCCTGAAGGTCGCGGTCGCCGACCGCCCGCTCCGGGTGGCGAGCGGGTTCCGCTTCCGGGTCGAGGCGTACTACGAGGCCGAGGTGACCGGCGGACGCCTCGACCTCGACCCCGCCGAGATCCTCGAGGCCCGCTGGTTCCCCGTCGACGACCTCCCCGCCGCGATGTCCCCCCGCCTCCGCACCCTCATCACCACCCTCCCCTGA
- a CDS encoding SGNH/GDSL hydrolase family protein gives MRFSRPSLAALGAAVLAAGSIVWPASASAAGVRYVALGDSYSSGTGAGNYDPGSGSCTRSANAYPNLWAAQNETESYEFAACSGATSTDVASGQLGALSGATTLVSITVGGNDAGFSDVMLTCVLQSTSACQNRVAQAERYIANTLPGRLDDLYGKIRDRAPGARVVVLGYPRLYTIVSGCVGIGNTKRKVLNGAADALDETVEKAAGRAGFTWSDVRDEFDGHELCSGDDWLNSVAFPFEDSYHPTARGHRLGYLPAFTGSTASAALT, from the coding sequence ATGCGTTTCTCCCGCCCCAGCCTGGCCGCACTCGGCGCGGCCGTCCTCGCCGCCGGCTCGATCGTCTGGCCCGCGTCCGCCTCGGCGGCCGGAGTCCGGTACGTCGCGCTCGGTGATTCGTACTCGTCCGGAACGGGCGCCGGGAATTACGATCCCGGCAGCGGTTCGTGCACGCGCAGCGCGAACGCCTATCCCAATCTGTGGGCCGCGCAGAACGAGACCGAGTCGTACGAGTTCGCCGCCTGTTCCGGCGCGACGTCGACGGACGTCGCGAGCGGCCAGCTGGGCGCGCTGAGCGGCGCGACGACGCTCGTCAGCATCACGGTCGGGGGCAACGACGCCGGGTTCTCCGACGTGATGCTGACGTGCGTGCTGCAGTCGACGTCGGCGTGCCAGAACCGGGTCGCCCAGGCCGAGCGGTACATCGCGAACACGCTGCCGGGCCGGCTCGACGACCTGTACGGGAAGATCCGCGACCGGGCGCCCGGGGCGCGGGTGGTCGTGCTCGGGTACCCCCGGCTCTACACGATCGTCAGCGGCTGCGTCGGGATCGGCAACACCAAGCGGAAGGTGCTGAACGGCGCCGCGGACGCCCTCGACGAGACGGTCGAGAAGGCCGCGGGCCGCGCCGGGTTCACCTGGTCGGACGTGCGCGACGAGTTCGACGGGCACGAGCTGTGCTCGGGCGACGACTGGCTCAACTCCGTCGCGTTCCCCTTCGAGGACTCCTACCACCCGACCGCCCGCGGCCACCGGCTCGGCTACCTGCCCGCGTTCACCGGGTCGACGGCGAGTGCCGCGCTGACCTGA
- a CDS encoding GNAT family N-acetyltransferase, which produces MEIRTFTEGDRAELRELFVRAGEGAPTESLWDHAESEAAVYLTPYMDLEPDSLFLAVSGGRLVGYLTGCPDTSAFPGEDVLLTRAVRKHHLLFRRKPLAFFARSMADIARAAAGRRPTAKGLDDPRWPAHLHINVAPEARGTGAADGLMDAWLDRLRTLGSPGCHLQTLRENARAVRFFRRMGFTEHGPALFVPGIRSNGEKLHQQTMVRAP; this is translated from the coding sequence GTGGAGATCCGGACGTTCACGGAAGGCGATCGCGCCGAACTGCGGGAACTGTTCGTCCGCGCCGGAGAAGGAGCTCCCACGGAATCATTGTGGGACCACGCCGAGTCCGAGGCCGCCGTCTACCTGACCCCCTACATGGACCTCGAACCCGATTCCCTCTTCCTCGCCGTTTCCGGCGGGCGGCTCGTCGGCTACCTGACCGGCTGCCCGGACACATCGGCCTTCCCCGGCGAGGACGTCCTGCTGACACGGGCCGTCCGGAAACACCACCTGCTCTTCCGCCGCAAGCCCCTCGCGTTCTTCGCCCGCAGCATGGCCGACATCGCGAGGGCCGCGGCCGGGCGCCGGCCCACCGCGAAGGGCCTCGACGACCCGCGGTGGCCGGCGCACCTGCACATCAACGTCGCGCCCGAGGCGCGCGGAACCGGCGCCGCCGACGGCCTGATGGACGCCTGGCTCGACCGTCTCCGCACGCTCGGCTCGCCCGGCTGCCATCTGCAGACATTGCGCGAGAACGCCCGTGCCGTACGTTTCTTCCGCCGCATGGGGTTCACCGAACACGGCCCGGCCCTGTTCGTCCCGGGAATCAGGAGCAACGGCGAGAAATTGCACCAGCAAACGATGGTGCGAGCCCCCTAG
- a CDS encoding RNase H family protein, translating to MPMKEFDDARARMPPRLAARTQPMRACATRSLGCPCCGAARRLLWLCFAAVRHGDTGNAEMLAGEAEHHLGTGPHSPGCPQVAPPSAPYRWPPVRGRVPVRRGRAGPLVAATDASVRDARAYGIGYVVDTGRWGMRARPFRHQDPTGPGTVLVGELRAVNLLVDDVGDAPDLLVLVDSLSALHYLRAWQRGDTSRFPAGYDLRPRRARPPTLVRLAERVAHRPGLRTEHVKGHSGHPLNETADSLASIARRGLARPLDPTARAESLVTAFLRAWHDGHGLAA from the coding sequence ATGCCGATGAAGGAGTTCGACGACGCCCGGGCACGGATGCCGCCCCGGCTGGCGGCGCGGACGCAGCCGATGCGGGCCTGCGCCACCCGGTCCCTGGGCTGCCCCTGCTGCGGTGCGGCGCGGCGGCTGCTGTGGCTGTGCTTCGCGGCCGTCCGGCACGGCGACACGGGGAACGCCGAGATGCTCGCCGGGGAGGCCGAGCACCACCTCGGCACCGGCCCGCACTCCCCCGGCTGCCCGCAGGTCGCACCGCCGTCCGCGCCGTACCGGTGGCCACCGGTACGGGGGCGGGTGCCGGTCCGGCGCGGGCGGGCCGGTCCCCTCGTCGCCGCGACCGACGCGAGCGTCCGGGACGCCCGCGCGTACGGGATCGGCTACGTCGTCGACACCGGCCGCTGGGGAATGCGCGCCCGCCCCTTCCGCCACCAGGACCCGACCGGTCCCGGCACGGTGCTGGTCGGCGAGCTGCGGGCGGTGAACCTGCTGGTCGACGACGTCGGCGACGCCCCGGACCTGCTCGTGCTCGTCGACAGCCTGTCCGCGCTGCACTACCTGCGTGCCTGGCAGCGCGGCGACACGTCCCGTTTCCCGGCCGGCTACGACCTGCGGCCGCGCCGCGCCCGTCCGCCGACGCTCGTCCGGCTCGCCGAACGCGTCGCGCACCGTCCCGGCCTGCGTACCGAGCACGTCAAGGGCCACTCCGGCCACCCGCTCAACGAGACCGCCGACTCCCTGGCGTCCATCGCCCGGCGCGGCCTCGCCCGTCCCCTCGACCCCACCGCCCGCGCCGAGAGCCTCGTCACCGCGTTCCTGCGGGCCTGGCACGACGGCCACGGCCTCGCCGCCTGA
- a CDS encoding DUF4352 domain-containing protein — translation MNPPGNPVPGPQHASAHGPHQAPPGPVPPHGYPAPPPRRRGKGCLYAVVGGVAALFLMVACGAIVSSASDPAATSSGTGTGDGAAAGGERGEKSAKPEKTEKVTNGIGREYRDGKFAFTVTKVEKGVDRVGDEYAGSQAQGQYVLVHITVENIGDEARMFDGTNQTLVDTEGREFQADTEAAIWTNQDSRSFLEQINPGNSVKGVVIFDVPDNVKLKAIELHDSMFSGGVTVPLGNR, via the coding sequence ATGAATCCACCCGGAAACCCCGTCCCCGGCCCGCAGCACGCGAGCGCGCACGGCCCCCACCAGGCGCCGCCCGGCCCGGTGCCGCCCCACGGGTACCCCGCTCCCCCGCCCAGGCGGCGCGGCAAAGGCTGCCTGTACGCGGTCGTCGGCGGCGTCGCCGCCCTGTTCCTGATGGTGGCCTGCGGGGCGATCGTCAGCAGCGCGTCCGACCCGGCGGCCACGTCGTCCGGGACCGGGACGGGCGACGGGGCCGCCGCGGGCGGCGAGCGGGGCGAGAAGAGCGCGAAGCCCGAGAAGACGGAGAAGGTCACGAACGGGATCGGGCGCGAGTACCGGGACGGCAAGTTCGCCTTCACGGTCACGAAGGTGGAGAAGGGCGTCGACCGCGTCGGCGACGAGTACGCGGGCTCCCAGGCGCAGGGACAGTACGTCCTCGTCCACATCACCGTCGAGAACATCGGGGACGAGGCGCGCATGTTCGACGGGACGAACCAGACGCTCGTCGACACCGAGGGCCGCGAGTTCCAGGCCGACACCGAGGCAGCGATCTGGACCAACCAGGACTCGCGGTCGTTCCTCGAGCAGATCAACCCCGGAAACTCGGTGAAGGGCGTCGTCATCTTCGACGTCCCGGACAACGTGAAACTCAAGGCCATCGAACTCCACGACTCGATGTTCTCCGGCGGCGTCACCGTCCCCCTGGGCAACCGCTGA